The following coding sequences lie in one Seriola aureovittata isolate HTS-2021-v1 ecotype China chromosome 5, ASM2101889v1, whole genome shotgun sequence genomic window:
- the ndc80 gene encoding kinetochore protein NDC80 homolog, with protein sequence MERGRMSRAGRQSELPMRVQDSNRMSNVYTTPQSKPSFGKLSIPKPQSVTSERRTSFFGARTSGASMPRNSTMSGFGGTEKIKDARPLHDKSYVQQCIRQLHEFLTEQGYPGTLSAKTLQSPSTKEFVKMFEFIYRQLDPTFEMPNSKVEEEVPAMLKSLRYPFVLSKCSMYSVGAPHTWPQALGALMWLIDNVKINWSLSKQELLFSDFCEDGDNIEEGAEYNKLFLDYTAETYSKFMQGDDTFEDEDETFLTKLKKLYNVDEALLASMEEKHRILTDEVERLEKENQTDRLMTKRMEKVKLQADLKKLQSYRSSLESFKANLENKASELNDELETSVSHLESLKHERDELQHLLQNQKFTPADVERINREKRELQQTISSLSKSLEDAEQHKWNEEITLAKVKEKAELKVAEYHKLARKLKLLPLSAENACGHDFEIRPFECGSNSMVQHKTQIQMLLRKLISDVEEENSRLANMNLSLEESCEQLNSNILDKSNDLKQLREQIRKLDERLDSDMQELAREEQEWAEEMESVENHRKLLEKKVNYGYDDAVQQLKSAQQQYHLVLQETNEERRTVANNLASVFTTAANHLSITEKCLEDLHSRVQRVCSKAVEEDAAAIQKMRETVKTLKSKANSS encoded by the exons ATGGAGCG TGGGAGGATGAGTCGAGCAGGCAGACAATCGGAGCTGCCAATGCGAGTTCAAGACAGTAACAGGATGAGCAATGTCTACACAACGCCCCAGAG tAAGCCTTCGTTTGGAAAGCTCAGTATACCCAAACCACAGTCTGTGACCTCTGAAAGGCGGACCAGCTTTTTTGGTGCACG AACTAGTGGTGCCAGTATGCCTCGCAACAGCACTATGTCAGGGTTTGGAGGAACTGAGAAGATCAAAGATGCTAGACCTCTACATGATAAATCCTATGTTCAGCAATGTATCAGACAGCTGCATGAG TTCTTGACAGAGCAAGGTTACCCTGGCACTTTGTCAGCCAAGACTCTCCAGTCTCCCTCTACCAAGGAGTTTGTGAAGATGTTTGAGTTTATCTACCGACAGCTAGACCCGACCTTTGAGATGCCAAACTCAAAAGTTGAGGAGGAGGTTCCAGCTATGCTAAAATCCCTGAG GTATCCATTTGTTCTCTCAAAGTGTTCCATGTATTCTGTTGGAGCTCCCCATACCTGGCCTCAAGCCCTGGGTGCTCTCATGTGGCTAATTGATAATGTCAAG ATCAACTGGAGTCTCAGTAAGCAGGAGCTGCTGTTCAGTGACTTCTGTGAAGATGGTGACAATATCGAGGAAGGGGCAGAGTATAACAAG CTCTTCCTTGATTACACAGCTGAGACATACTCCAAGTTCATGCAGGGTGATGACACatttgaggatgaggatgaaacATTCCTCACTAAACTAA agaaGCTTTACAACGTTGACGAAGCCCTGCTGGCCTCGATGGAGGAGAAGCACAGAATACTCACTGATGAGGTTGAAAGACTGGAGAAGGAGAACCAGACG GACCGTCTAATGACCAAGAGGATGGAAAAGGTGAAGCTGCAGGCAGATCTCAAGAAGCTCCAGAGTTATCGAAGCAGCCTGGAGTCCTTTAAAGCCAACCTGGAGAACAAAGCCTCAGAACTGAATGATGAGCTGGAGACCTCTG TCAGTCATCTGGAGTCTCTAAAACATGAGCGGGATGAACTGCAGCACCTCCTGCAGAACCAGAAGTTTACTCCAGCTGATGTAGAGAGGatcaacagagagaagagagaactCCAACAGACCATCTCCAGTCTCAGCAAGTCTCTTGAAGATGCTGAACAGCATAAGTGGAATGAAGAGATCACTCTGGCCAAAGTGAAAGAGAag GCGGAGTTGAAGGTAGCGGAGTACCACAAGCTGGCACGTAAACTCAAGCTGTTACCACTGTCTGCAGAGAACGCCTGTGGTCATGATTTTGAGATCAGACCTTTTGAATGTGGATCCAACAGCATGGTTCAGCATAAAACGCAGATACAG ATGCTCCTGAGAAAGCTGATCAGTGAcgtggaggaggagaacagtCGATTAGCCAACATGAACCTCAGTCTGGAGGAGTCTTGTGAACAG TTGAATTCAAACATCTTGGACAAGTCCAACGATCTGAAGCAGCTAAGAGAGCAGATTCGCAAGCTGGATGAACGGCTGGATTCTGACATGCAG GAACTGGCCCGAGAGGAGCAGGAATGGGCAGAGGAGATGGAGTCAGTGGAAAACCATCGTAAACTTCTGGAGAAGAAAGTAAATTATGGTTACGATGATGCAGTGCAACAGCTGAAGTCAGCACAGCAACA GTATCACCTGGTGCTGCAGGAGACCAATGAGGAGAGGCGAACGGTGGCCAACAACCTGGCATCTGTATTTACCACAGCTGCTAACCACTTGTCGATTACAGAG AAGTGCCTGGAGGATCTGCACAGCAGAGTGCAGCGTGTCTGCTCTAAGGCTGTTGAAGAGGATGCGGCTGCTATACAGAAGATGCGGGAAACTGTGAAGACCTTAAAGTCCAAGGCAAACAGTTCGTAA